One genomic window of Elusimicrobiota bacterium includes the following:
- a CDS encoding tetratricopeptide repeat protein codes for MARLRERLSSDVFLIWAVILLGLVLYAGSLGHPLIGDDHTFVLGQPFTQDCSNLLKLADPRYYLNRVLPVTGAARPVWLGSVIADSCIYGGAAAGYHLSSLLWHVCASVLLMALAWTLCRDDWTALGAGVLFVANPLHTENVNIITFRTDILALAFMTLAFTLYLLRRSQAGWRRLGLLGLSLACYGLAVLAKEMAVTLPLLVVLGDWLFPESRTPKAEPPRAARRLPWRAAAAFALVLLCYLWFRMPRAGNVVLGHQDFFSSVRDTLSGAAAKTPEGPTPAHPAIVVPWQQVYESPKARLLTMARIMGEDLSLLLWPHPLQGDYSPRPAVSWREPGPMLAVLAWLGVLVLAWALRRRLPMAAFGLLWLPVTLLPVSGLWLLHNLQADRYLYVPSAGIALAAAAALSWLTRRAGRSGRLAAPVLAAAIVASYALMTASRNLDYQDDASLQAATVAADPGVARAHFNLAQILRGQGRLAAAEAEYRAALELWPDFAAWRTAFAIALLQRGRVAEAADQLQASLKQDPGDPAAHYFLGVAHWRAGRRAKAAAEFDAALRLDPADRAAAQAKAYVAAARKRAGRKAAAPAAYLDSARACSAAAWEQARLMLSMPCSAGPGR; via the coding sequence ATGGCGCGGCTGCGCGAGCGGCTCTCCTCGGACGTCTTCCTCATCTGGGCCGTGATCCTGCTGGGGCTGGTCCTCTACGCGGGCTCCTTGGGGCATCCCCTCATCGGAGACGACCACACCTTCGTCCTGGGCCAGCCCTTCACCCAGGACTGCTCCAACCTGCTCAAGCTCGCCGACCCCCGGTACTACCTCAACCGCGTCCTGCCGGTGACCGGCGCGGCGCGCCCCGTCTGGCTCGGCTCAGTCATCGCCGACTCCTGCATCTACGGCGGCGCGGCCGCCGGCTACCACCTCAGCAGCCTGCTCTGGCATGTCTGCGCCTCGGTCCTGCTCATGGCCTTGGCCTGGACCCTGTGCCGGGACGACTGGACGGCCCTGGGAGCGGGGGTGCTCTTCGTCGCCAACCCCCTGCACACGGAGAACGTCAACATCATCACTTTCCGCACGGACATCCTGGCGCTGGCGTTCATGACCTTGGCCTTCACGCTCTACCTGCTCAGGCGCTCCCAAGCCGGCTGGCGGCGGCTCGGCCTCCTGGGCCTGTCCTTGGCCTGCTATGGGTTGGCCGTGCTGGCCAAGGAGATGGCCGTCACCTTGCCGCTGCTGGTGGTGCTGGGAGACTGGCTGTTCCCGGAGTCCCGGACGCCGAAAGCGGAGCCGCCGCGGGCGGCGCGCCGGCTCCCCTGGCGGGCCGCGGCGGCCTTCGCTTTGGTCCTGCTCTGCTATCTGTGGTTCCGGATGCCGCGCGCGGGCAACGTGGTGCTGGGACATCAGGACTTCTTCAGCAGCGTGCGCGACACCTTGAGCGGGGCAGCGGCCAAGACTCCCGAGGGACCGACCCCCGCCCACCCGGCCATCGTGGTGCCCTGGCAGCAGGTCTACGAGAGCCCCAAGGCGCGCCTCCTGACCATGGCCCGGATCATGGGAGAGGACCTGAGCCTCCTGCTCTGGCCGCATCCCCTCCAGGGGGACTATTCCCCCCGCCCCGCGGTGTCTTGGCGCGAGCCCGGTCCCATGCTGGCCGTCCTCGCCTGGCTGGGTGTCTTGGTCCTGGCCTGGGCTCTGAGGCGGCGCCTGCCCATGGCCGCCTTCGGCCTGCTCTGGCTGCCGGTCACGCTCCTGCCGGTCAGCGGGCTGTGGCTGCTGCACAACCTGCAGGCGGACCGCTACCTCTACGTCCCCTCGGCTGGCATCGCCTTGGCCGCGGCAGCCGCGCTCTCCTGGCTGACGCGCCGCGCGGGGCGCAGCGGGCGTCTGGCCGCGCCCGTTTTGGCCGCGGCCATCGTCGCCTCCTACGCGCTCATGACCGCGAGCCGCAACCTGGACTACCAGGACGACGCCTCCTTGCAGGCCGCCACCGTGGCCGCGGACCCGGGCGTGGCCCGGGCCCACTTCAACCTGGCCCAGATCCTGCGCGGCCAGGGCCGGCTCGCCGCGGCCGAGGCCGAGTACCGGGCGGCCCTGGAGCTTTGGCCGGACTTCGCCGCGTGGAGGACGGCCTTCGCCATCGCCCTGCTCCAGCGAGGACGGGTGGCGGAGGCCGCGGACCAGCTGCAGGCCTCCCTGAAGCAGGACCCGGGCGACCCGGCCGCGCACTATTTCCTGGGCGTCGCTCATTGGCGCGCCGGCCGCAGGGCCAAGGCCGCGGCCGAGTTCGACGCCGCTTTGCGCCTCGATCCTGCGGACCGCGCCGCGGCCCAGGCCAAAGCCTACGTGGCCGCGGCCCGCAAGCGCGCCGGCCGCAAGGCCGCGGCTCCGGCCGCCTACCTGGACTCGGCGCGGGCCTGCTCGGCCGCCGCCTGGGAGCAGGCCCGCCTCATGCTCTCCATGCCCTGTTCCGCCGGGCCGGGACGCTAG
- a CDS encoding SAM-dependent chlorinase/fluorinase, with protein sequence MKILRRWACLAVVSGLLFSVQPVRAAPPQTRRTIGFLSDFDLKDDAVGICKAVMEGVAPGVKVIDITHQVTPFAIAEGARFLAGAAPYFPRDAVFVAVVDPGVGGSRKAVIARSKAGQFFVLPDNGLLTLIQDRDGIAAAREIANPDWMAGAKRSSTFHGRDIFSPAAAHLARGDDWALAGPELDVARLARLQIEPARADAKGLHGRVIGTDGPYGNLVLDVPAETFAQLDYRLGDTVPVTLAEKSYRFPFVKTFGDVPEGQGLFYIDSHGRLGLGLNKKDFAKTYSVGPGAGLFIPRRQ encoded by the coding sequence ATGAAGATCCTGCGCCGATGGGCGTGCCTCGCGGTCGTGTCCGGCCTCCTCTTTTCGGTCCAGCCGGTCCGCGCGGCCCCTCCCCAGACCCGGAGGACCATCGGCTTCCTGTCGGACTTCGACCTCAAAGACGATGCGGTCGGCATCTGCAAGGCGGTGATGGAGGGAGTCGCCCCGGGCGTCAAGGTCATCGACATCACCCACCAGGTCACCCCCTTCGCCATCGCCGAGGGCGCGCGCTTTTTGGCCGGAGCCGCGCCTTATTTCCCCCGGGACGCGGTGTTCGTAGCCGTGGTCGACCCGGGCGTGGGCGGCTCGCGCAAGGCCGTCATCGCCCGGTCAAAGGCGGGCCAGTTCTTCGTCCTGCCGGACAACGGCCTGCTGACGCTCATCCAGGACCGCGACGGGATAGCCGCCGCGCGCGAGATCGCCAACCCGGACTGGATGGCAGGCGCCAAGCGCTCTTCGACCTTCCACGGCCGAGACATATTCTCTCCGGCCGCGGCGCATCTGGCCAGAGGCGACGACTGGGCCTTGGCCGGCCCGGAGTTGGATGTCGCCAGGCTCGCGCGCCTCCAGATCGAACCGGCGCGCGCGGACGCCAAGGGCCTGCACGGCCGGGTCATCGGCACGGACGGGCCTTACGGCAACCTCGTGCTCGACGTGCCGGCCGAGACCTTTGCGCAGCTGGACTACCGTCTGGGAGACACCGTCCCGGTCACGCTGGCCGAAAAGTCCTACCGGTTCCCCTTCGTCAAGACCTTCGGCGACGTCCCGGAGGGCCAAGGGCTCTTCTACATCGATTCACACGGCCGGCTCGGACTGGGCCTCAACAAGAAAGATTTCGCCAAGACCTATTCGGTCGGCCCGGGCGCCGGACTCTTCATCCCGCGGCGGCAGTAG
- a CDS encoding cytidylate kinase-like family protein codes for MTTAHNIDKIIAEQVKRWEASRPGPAAERRREPVISISRLPGCNGRALAEELARKLKFDFFGRELLHQVAESAHLSETILNTVDEKDLPMITEWIQSLFLERYLTGDYFRHLSKVLMAIAEHGRAVILGRGAGFILKPELCLRVLLVAPLEERVAVVARRDKVSRDEAMRQVVHRESERRAFIQRHFHAQLLDPVHYDMVLNTAGLGQEGALAAIHAAWENKRKQAPAGAQ; via the coding sequence ATGACCACGGCCCATAATATCGACAAGATCATCGCGGAGCAGGTCAAGCGCTGGGAAGCCTCGCGCCCCGGACCCGCGGCCGAGCGCCGGCGCGAGCCGGTCATCTCCATCTCCCGCCTGCCGGGCTGCAACGGCCGCGCTTTGGCCGAGGAGCTGGCCCGGAAGCTCAAGTTCGACTTCTTCGGCAGGGAGCTGCTGCATCAGGTGGCGGAGAGCGCGCACTTGAGCGAAACCATCCTGAACACCGTGGACGAGAAGGACCTTCCCATGATCACGGAATGGATCCAGTCGCTGTTCCTGGAACGCTATCTGACGGGGGATTATTTCCGCCACCTCTCCAAGGTCCTCATGGCCATCGCCGAGCACGGCCGGGCCGTCATCCTGGGACGGGGGGCCGGGTTCATCCTCAAGCCGGAGCTCTGCCTGCGGGTGCTGCTGGTGGCGCCGCTGGAGGAACGCGTGGCGGTCGTGGCGCGCCGGGACAAAGTCTCGCGCGACGAGGCCATGCGCCAGGTGGTCCACAGGGAATCGGAACGGCGCGCCTTCATCCAGCGGCACTTCCACGCCCAACTGCTGGACCCGGTCCACTACGACATGGTCCTCAACACCGCCGGCCTCGGCCAGGAAGGGGCGCTGGCCGCCATCCACGCGGCCTGGGAGAACAAGAGGAAGCAGGCGCCGGCCGGGGCCCAGTAA
- the mgtE gene encoding magnesium transporter, translated as MSVKQHAAFALVKRFIDVDPQQAALALEGLPEAEAAILLCSLPLRACASCLDHARPDFAAAVIQKLVPGPATSILAHMEPDHAADIIRALPEPARHGVLEGLPPELSRRVGEMLIYPEGSAGRLMKTSVLSFHKDLTVREVIGRLRAKSTKRAHSYAYVVGPENVLLGVLNMRDLIMAAPDQPLEKIMREVFSVPAFTDRAELVRLARERNYLFIPAVDARQRLMGAVRAKDILESSESQATKGIQMLFGAGGEERALSPVRLKIARRLPWLFVNLAMTFLAAGVVSLFEDLIARMAVLAVFLTVVSGQGRDAGIQSLSVALRGLVMREVRLQDSMRFIRGEVAAGLVNGLLVAVVTALAAWLWSGHPYLGLVAGLAMVVNMVAAALAGAGLPIAMQRLGFDPAQSSGIFLTTVTDVVGFFAFLGFAALFEGLLR; from the coding sequence ATGAGCGTCAAGCAGCACGCCGCCTTCGCCTTGGTCAAGCGGTTCATCGACGTGGACCCTCAGCAGGCGGCCCTGGCCCTGGAAGGCCTGCCCGAGGCCGAGGCGGCCATACTCCTCTGCAGCTTGCCGCTGCGCGCCTGCGCGTCCTGCCTGGACCACGCCCGGCCGGATTTCGCAGCCGCCGTCATCCAGAAGCTGGTGCCGGGGCCCGCGACTTCCATCCTCGCGCACATGGAGCCGGACCACGCCGCGGACATCATCCGGGCCCTGCCCGAGCCGGCGCGCCACGGGGTCCTGGAAGGCCTGCCCCCGGAGCTCTCGCGCCGGGTCGGCGAGATGCTGATCTATCCGGAGGGCAGCGCCGGGCGGCTCATGAAGACCTCGGTCCTCTCCTTTCACAAGGACCTGACCGTGCGCGAGGTCATCGGGCGCCTGCGCGCCAAGTCCACCAAGCGGGCGCACAGCTATGCCTACGTGGTGGGGCCGGAGAACGTCCTCCTGGGCGTCTTGAACATGCGCGACCTTATCATGGCGGCGCCGGACCAGCCCCTGGAGAAGATCATGCGCGAGGTCTTCTCGGTCCCCGCCTTCACGGACCGCGCCGAGCTGGTGCGCTTGGCCCGGGAGCGCAACTACCTATTCATCCCGGCGGTGGATGCCCGCCAACGACTCATGGGCGCGGTGCGCGCCAAGGACATCCTGGAGTCGAGCGAGTCGCAGGCCACGAAGGGCATCCAGATGCTGTTCGGCGCGGGCGGCGAGGAGCGGGCCCTCTCCCCGGTGCGCCTGAAGATAGCCCGCCGCCTGCCCTGGCTCTTCGTCAACCTGGCCATGACCTTCCTGGCCGCAGGCGTGGTGTCCTTATTCGAGGACCTCATCGCGCGCATGGCCGTGCTCGCGGTGTTCCTGACCGTGGTCTCGGGGCAAGGCCGCGACGCCGGCATACAGTCCCTCTCCGTCGCCCTGCGCGGCCTGGTCATGCGCGAGGTGCGCCTCCAGGACTCCATGCGCTTCATCCGGGGCGAAGTCGCGGCCGGGCTCGTCAACGGCCTCCTCGTGGCCGTGGTGACGGCCCTGGCCGCCTGGCTCTGGAGCGGCCATCCCTACCTGGGCCTGGTCGCCGGGCTCGCCATGGTGGTCAACATGGTCGCGGCCGCCCTGGCCGGGGCCGGCCTGCCCATCGCCATGCAGCGGCTGGGGTTCGACCCCGCGCAGTCTTCGGGGATATTCCTGACCACGGTCACGGACGTGGTGGGCTTCTTCGCCTTCCTGGGCTTCGCCGCGCTCTTCGAAGGGCTCCTGCGCTGA
- a CDS encoding ATP--guanido phosphotransferase, whose product MNLQGMLPCRMGWVQAEGPSADVVLASRVRLARNLAAVQFPGRAKAAALKAAREQVFAAARRTTLKGAAYLELDGLDDVDLRFLAERHLISPALAGRAGQGGAVVDPRECLNLMINEEDHLRLFALAPGLDLRRAARTAGGLDDELSQSLDFAFRRDWGYLTACPTNLGTGMRASALMHLAGLGLAGLINTLLETLPRAGLIARGLYGEGTKVMGDFFQISNATALGRTEAELAAAVESAAEALVRREKDARQKLAAGPDRARIEDTVYRAIGVLTGARLLSFEESCRHLSALRLGLSLGWAVPGDFATVNELMILTQPAHLAMLAGKPLVEEDQAALRASLVRRRLTGK is encoded by the coding sequence ATGAACCTCCAAGGGATGCTGCCCTGCCGCATGGGGTGGGTCCAGGCCGAGGGGCCCAGCGCCGACGTGGTGCTCGCCAGCCGCGTGCGCCTGGCGCGCAACCTCGCCGCGGTGCAGTTCCCGGGCCGGGCCAAGGCCGCGGCCCTCAAGGCCGCGCGCGAGCAGGTCTTCGCCGCGGCGCGGCGGACCACTCTCAAGGGCGCGGCTTATCTCGAGCTCGACGGGCTCGACGACGTGGACTTGAGGTTCCTGGCCGAACGCCACCTCATCAGCCCCGCCCTGGCCGGCCGGGCCGGCCAAGGCGGGGCGGTCGTCGACCCGCGCGAGTGCCTCAACCTCATGATCAACGAGGAGGACCACCTGCGCCTCTTCGCCCTGGCGCCGGGGCTGGACCTGCGCCGGGCCGCGCGCACGGCGGGCGGCCTGGACGACGAGCTGTCCCAAAGCCTCGACTTCGCCTTCCGGCGGGACTGGGGCTACTTGACCGCCTGCCCGACCAATCTGGGCACGGGCATGCGCGCCTCGGCCTTGATGCACCTGGCCGGCCTGGGCCTGGCCGGCCTCATCAACACGCTGCTCGAGACCCTGCCCCGCGCGGGCCTCATCGCGCGCGGACTCTACGGGGAGGGCACCAAGGTGATGGGAGACTTCTTCCAGATATCCAACGCCACGGCTTTGGGCCGCACCGAGGCCGAGCTGGCGGCCGCGGTGGAGAGCGCGGCGGAGGCCCTGGTGCGGCGCGAGAAGGACGCTCGGCAGAAGCTGGCTGCGGGGCCCGACCGCGCCCGCATCGAGGACACCGTATACCGGGCCATCGGCGTCCTGACCGGGGCGCGCCTGCTGTCTTTTGAGGAATCCTGCCGCCATCTTTCGGCTCTGCGTCTGGGACTCTCGTTGGGCTGGGCGGTCCCAGGCGACTTCGCGACCGTCAACGAACTCATGATCCTGACCCAGCCCGCGCACCTCGCGATGCTGGCGGGCAAGCCCCTCGTCGAAGAAGACCAAGCCGCACTGCGGGCCTCTTTGGTCCGCCGGCGCCTGACCGGGAAATGA
- a CDS encoding DUF47 family protein, with product MAFSFLPKEEKFFKLFEAQAAYNCKAVKAFKELVKNWDEDSPAFESIREIEHEADITTHEIYDKLNRTFITPFDREDIRQLAGEMDDIVDMVQSLCNRMHLYHIHNSTPDLVQLIDILDQSVDAIRKAIGDLQDKDKTRRVLDYCIEINRLENTGDHARDMALSKLFEGQPDPIDVMKWKEIYELVESALDKCEDIANTIETILVKQA from the coding sequence ATGGCTTTCAGCTTTCTGCCCAAGGAAGAGAAGTTCTTCAAGCTCTTCGAGGCTCAGGCCGCCTACAACTGCAAGGCCGTCAAGGCGTTCAAGGAGCTGGTGAAGAACTGGGATGAGGATTCTCCCGCCTTCGAGTCCATCCGGGAGATCGAGCACGAGGCCGACATCACCACCCACGAGATCTACGACAAGCTCAACCGGACCTTCATCACGCCCTTCGACCGGGAGGACATCCGCCAGTTGGCCGGCGAGATGGACGACATCGTGGACATGGTGCAGTCCCTGTGCAACCGCATGCACCTCTACCATATCCACAACTCCACCCCCGACCTCGTGCAGCTCATCGACATACTGGATCAATCGGTCGACGCCATCCGCAAGGCCATCGGAGATCTCCAGGACAAGGACAAGACCCGCCGCGTGCTGGACTACTGCATCGAGATCAACCGCCTGGAGAACACCGGGGACCATGCTCGCGACATGGCCCTGAGCAAGCTCTTCGAGGGCCAGCCCGATCCCATCGATGTGATGAAATGGAAGGAGATCTACGAGTTGGTCGAGTCCGCCCTGGACAAATGCGAGGACATCGCCAACACCATCGAGACCATCCTGGTCAAGCAGGCCTGA
- a CDS encoding peptidylprolyl isomerase: MKTATIVTSRGTIKLKLFDAECPGTVLNFENLANSKYYDGQKWHRVIKDFMIQGGDPLSRDGGPAVGTGGPGYKIECEIRPKLKHGKGTLSMAHAGSCEHDPASGRKLSGICSNGSQFFITHCPTPHLDGIHTVFGQVTAGQDVVDAIRQNDAIVSIRVE; this comes from the coding sequence ATGAAGACAGCCACCATCGTGACCAGCCGCGGAACCATCAAACTCAAGCTCTTCGACGCCGAGTGCCCCGGCACCGTCTTGAACTTCGAGAATCTCGCCAACTCCAAGTACTATGACGGGCAGAAGTGGCACCGGGTCATCAAGGACTTCATGATCCAGGGCGGCGACCCCTTGAGCCGCGACGGGGGGCCGGCCGTGGGCACGGGCGGGCCGGGCTACAAGATCGAGTGCGAGATCCGGCCCAAGCTCAAGCACGGCAAGGGCACCCTCTCCATGGCCCACGCCGGCTCCTGCGAGCACGACCCCGCTTCGGGCCGGAAGCTCTCGGGGATATGCTCCAACGGCTCCCAGTTCTTCATCACCCACTGCCCCACGCCGCACCTCGATGGCATCCACACGGTCTTCGGCCAGGTGACCGCGGGCCAGGACGTCGTCGACGCCATCAGGCAGAACGACGCCATCGTCAGCATCCGCGTCGAATGA
- the tdh gene encoding L-threonine 3-dehydrogenase has product MRALVKKKKEKGLWLEDVPEPSIGDHDVLIKIRQTAICGTDVHIHQWDEWAQKTIPVPMHVGHEFVGEIAKLGPAVQGLSVGEKVSGEGHLVCGHCRNCRAGHRHLCINTKGIGVNRPGCFAEYLALPAENVFPIPHGVTDDEASILDPLGNAVHTALAFDLVGEDVLITGAGPIGIMAAAIAKHVGARHVVITDINEYRLELARKVGVENAVDVRTQKLSDVMKKLRMTEGFDVGLEMSGSPAAFNSMIEVLKMGANVALLGLLPQSTTIPWNQVIFKAFTLKGIYGREMFETWYKMCAMLQSGLDIKPVITHRFPFQDYEKGFAAMISGKSGKVILDWTRA; this is encoded by the coding sequence ATGAGAGCTTTGGTCAAGAAGAAGAAGGAGAAGGGCCTTTGGCTGGAGGACGTGCCCGAGCCGTCCATCGGAGACCACGACGTCCTCATCAAGATCCGGCAGACCGCCATCTGCGGCACTGACGTGCATATCCACCAATGGGACGAGTGGGCGCAGAAGACCATCCCCGTGCCTATGCACGTGGGCCACGAGTTCGTGGGCGAGATCGCCAAGCTGGGCCCGGCGGTGCAGGGGTTGAGCGTCGGCGAGAAGGTCTCCGGCGAGGGGCATCTGGTCTGCGGCCACTGCCGCAACTGCCGCGCCGGCCACCGGCACCTCTGCATCAACACCAAGGGCATCGGCGTCAACCGACCGGGCTGCTTCGCCGAATACCTGGCCTTGCCCGCCGAGAACGTGTTCCCCATCCCGCACGGCGTGACCGACGACGAAGCCTCCATCCTCGATCCCCTGGGCAACGCGGTGCACACGGCTTTGGCCTTCGACCTGGTCGGCGAGGACGTGCTCATCACGGGCGCCGGCCCCATCGGCATCATGGCCGCGGCCATCGCCAAGCACGTGGGCGCGCGCCACGTGGTCATCACGGATATCAACGAGTACCGGCTGGAGCTGGCCCGCAAGGTTGGCGTGGAGAACGCCGTGGACGTGCGCACCCAGAAGCTGTCGGACGTCATGAAGAAGCTGCGCATGACCGAGGGCTTCGACGTGGGCCTGGAGATGTCCGGCAGCCCGGCCGCCTTCAACAGCATGATCGAGGTCCTCAAGATGGGGGCCAACGTGGCCCTGCTGGGCCTCCTGCCCCAGAGCACCACCATCCCCTGGAACCAGGTCATCTTCAAGGCGTTCACTCTCAAGGGCATCTACGGCCGGGAGATGTTCGAGACCTGGTACAAGATGTGCGCCATGCTGCAGAGCGGCTTGGATATCAAGCCGGTCATCACGCACCGCTTTCCCTTCCAGGATTACGAGAAGGGCTTCGCGGCCATGATTTCCGGCAAGTCCGGCAAGGTCATCCTGGACTGGACTCGGGCCTAA
- a CDS encoding BrnA antitoxin family protein, which translates to MRNSKGFDFSKARRVTSKETATFRKAIENTFQIKRPARGRPLKGPDKYQDVHIRLHPKVLQWARARARHLGIGYQTFINATLLRDAA; encoded by the coding sequence ATGCGCAACTCAAAGGGGTTTGACTTCTCTAAGGCGCGCCGGGTTACTTCCAAAGAAACTGCGACTTTTCGGAAGGCGATTGAAAACACGTTCCAGATCAAGCGGCCCGCCCGCGGCCGACCTCTCAAGGGCCCGGACAAGTACCAAGACGTTCACATCCGGCTTCACCCGAAAGTGCTCCAATGGGCTCGGGCTCGGGCCAGGCATCTTGGCATCGGGTATCAAACCTTCATCAACGCCACGCTTCTGCGCGACGCGGCATAA
- a CDS encoding BrnT family toxin, protein MTFEWHNEKAQQNALKHGIDFRTATFAFDDPCAFILDDARHSHDEKRQWLIGDSGSGILVVVFTVRSPGRRIRIISARRANQKERRNYAQLKGV, encoded by the coding sequence ATGACGTTCGAATGGCACAATGAAAAGGCGCAGCAGAACGCTCTCAAACATGGAATTGATTTTAGGACGGCGACGTTCGCGTTCGATGACCCTTGCGCCTTCATCCTGGACGATGCGAGACATTCTCACGACGAAAAAAGGCAATGGCTGATTGGAGATTCCGGCTCAGGCATCCTGGTTGTCGTGTTCACCGTTCGCTCCCCAGGCCGCAGGATACGAATCATCAGCGCGCGGCGAGCAAATCAAAAAGAGAGGAGGAACTATGCGCAACTCAAAGGGGTTTGA
- a CDS encoding helix-turn-helix transcriptional regulator, with amino-acid sequence MAEVYTLLGRRIQEERKARHFTQQELAEAAAMDTGHLSRIEHGKAIPSISVVKRLADVLGVPIARLFSDIPPHKSPDDGWAGKLGAMVKEMPPKRRDQVLRVLKALAKDD; translated from the coding sequence ATGGCCGAGGTCTATACCCTGCTGGGGCGCCGAATCCAAGAGGAACGAAAGGCCCGCCATTTCACGCAGCAGGAGCTGGCCGAAGCCGCGGCCATGGACACTGGCCACCTCAGCCGCATCGAACACGGGAAGGCAATCCCCAGCATCAGCGTGGTCAAGAGGCTGGCCGACGTCCTGGGGGTCCCCATCGCCCGGCTTTTCTCCGACATCCCGCCCCACAAGTCTCCCGATGACGGCTGGGCCGGCAAGCTGGGCGCCATGGTCAAGGAGATGCCCCCCAAACGCCGCGACCAAGTGTTGCGCGTCCTGAAAGCGCTGGCCAAAGACGACTGA